The bacterium DNA segment GTGGCGGCATTGGGCAGGATTTCACCCTCCAGGCTGTAGACCGTGAGCAGGTCGCGCAGTCCGGGGACGCGCTTCTCCCCCTCGCCGGTGCCGAAGAACAGCTCGGGCGTCACCCCGCGCACGAGCAGCAGCTCCTCGACCACGTCCAGCGGACCGTCCTTGCACGAGTACGGCGGGTCGAGCGAGCGGTAGTAGTCCTCCTCCGCGCCGTTGATCCGGTGCTCGCTGCCGACGTCGCGCCAGTCGAGGATGCTGTCGACGACCGTGTCCCGATCCGACCCCGGGGCCATGCCGCAGAGCTTCAGGACGCCGACGAGCACCGAGCGCTGCTGGATCCCGTTGATGGGCACCAGGCCGCTCTCGTCGCTGATCCGCCACGAGTACGTTCCGTCGCCGAGCGCCACGTCCTTCGCGAACGCCGGCGTGCCCGTGCCGTCGCCGCGGTAGTACAGGAGCAGGTCGCCCTTGTCCTCGTCGACCCCGACCGCCGTGATCCGATCGTCGAGGGCGGCGAGCGCCGCGCGGTAGCCGGCGATCGCCAGCGACCACCCGCGCAGGTCGTCGCGGCGGTTGCGCTCCGCGGCGGCGCGGACGCGGGTCGAGAAGATCGTCTCGCCGGCCACGACCGCCAGCAGCGCCAGCAGCCAGACCGCCAGCAGGAGCGCGACGCCCTCCTGGCCCGACCCGCGGCGGCGGCGCCGCCCGATGCGCGCCGCGCTCACGGCTGCACCGGGCTCGGCAGGGCCACCTCGACGCGGTAGCTCTGCGCCTCGGCGCCGGCAGCGCCCCCCAGCGCGAACTCAACCGTGACGCTCTTCGGCAGAAGCTCGTCGAGCGGGCTCCACTTCTGCGACGGCTCGTCCGCGGGCGGCGGCGGCGTCCCGGGAACGCTCTCGTCCGGCTCCACCTCGGGGCGCTTCACGACGCTCACCGAGAACCCCGTGACGTCCGGGATCGTCTCCTCCCGCCGCGCCTTGTGGTCCTTGAAGAAGTCCTTGTCGGGCCAGGGGTACTCGCGGTAGACGAGCTGCGGGCCCGCCTCGCCCTCCTCGAGCGAGTACGCGACCTGCAGCGGCGCGGCGCCCGCGGCCGCGCAGGTGACGAAGCGCAGC contains these protein-coding regions:
- a CDS encoding prepilin-type N-terminal cleavage/methylation domain-containing protein, whose amino-acid sequence is MNPRAAFLDRRGLTLIELILTLSILAVAGVIISGALATSLGAWRSGFTRGREEVVARVVAERIAAQLRAAVPSPTSKEGQDAIAFDAGDRALRFVTCAAAGAAPLQVAYSLEEGEAGPQLVYREYPWPDKDFFKDHKARREETIPDVTGFSVSVVKRPEVEPDESVPGTPPPPADEPSQKWSPLDELLPKSVTVEFALGGAAGAEAQSYRVEVALPSPVQP